In the genome of Desulfovibrio sp. JC010, one region contains:
- a CDS encoding methyltransferase domain-containing protein, which yields MKKRIRQCFGKAAASYSEAASVQRIVAGNCAGFCPQGNYNRVLDIGSGVGFLHDELCGRITCGDYISLDLVRPMLMEQQGAGALLVAADGEELPFADECFDLLVSSSAMQWYGEPEKSIPQSFNVLKSGGRFAIAIFTQGTLSELADVSSRTGFGSVKQLRPCSFYEELFGNIPGIKVDYAREEHEQFFPSVKHFLKKHKQTGAVASSEDISWGKDKYRRFVEEYEKLYRGGSGIKASYRVFFAYGEKL from the coding sequence GTGAAAAAGAGAATTCGTCAGTGTTTCGGCAAGGCCGCCGCAAGCTACAGCGAGGCCGCTTCTGTGCAGCGTATCGTTGCCGGAAATTGTGCCGGGTTTTGTCCGCAGGGGAACTATAACCGAGTTCTGGATATCGGTTCCGGTGTCGGCTTTCTGCATGACGAACTTTGTGGGCGCATTACCTGCGGTGATTATATCTCACTTGATCTGGTCCGCCCCATGCTCATGGAACAGCAGGGGGCCGGGGCTTTGCTCGTGGCTGCTGACGGGGAGGAACTGCCTTTTGCGGATGAATGTTTTGATCTTCTGGTCAGTTCATCGGCAATGCAGTGGTATGGCGAACCGGAAAAATCCATTCCGCAGAGTTTTAATGTTTTGAAATCCGGGGGCAGGTTTGCCATCGCCATTTTTACGCAAGGAACCCTTTCTGAATTGGCCGATGTAAGTTCAAGGACCGGGTTCGGTTCGGTCAAGCAGTTGCGGCCCTGTTCGTTTTATGAAGAATTGTTTGGAAACATACCGGGAATAAAGGTGGATTACGCAAGAGAGGAGCATGAGCAGTTCTTCCCTTCCGTAAAACACTTCCTGAAAAAGCATAAGCAGACCGGAGCCGTTGCTTCCAGTGAAGATATTTCCTGGGGCAAGGATAAATACCGCCGGTTTGTTGAAGAGTATGAAAAGTTATATAGGGGAGGATCAGGAATAAAAGCCAGCTACAGGGTTTTCTTTGCCTACGGGGAGAAATTATAA
- the bioF gene encoding 8-amino-7-oxononanoate synthase — MTPKSFYRRIEGELADLENSSLLREVPDMDHGAAKEIVFKGRDLLNLASNDYLGLAMDERLIQASAEAVREYGCGAAASRLVTGNFRIYDELERELASFKEQEDSMLFTSGYAANLAIMDSFAGRRTIVFSDKLNHASILDGIRMSGARHVRYRHNDIKHLKKRMESAKDAQSRILITDTIFSMDGDLANLEEIADICDFYDTMLVLDEAHAEGVFGGGKGIAHERGIVDRVDLHMGAFSKGFGSLGGAVSGRKELISYLRNKGRSFIFTTALPPAVIGANLAALRIVADDSSRGAKLLEMSRGLKNYLEFCGFDCGQSESQIIPVILGDNETALAARDRLIEEGIYAAAIRPPTVPEGTARLRLSLRADLTEEDLQKIRNGFAGLKAGQE; from the coding sequence ATGACTCCAAAAAGTTTTTACCGCCGTATTGAGGGCGAACTTGCCGATCTGGAGAATTCTTCCCTGCTCCGGGAAGTGCCTGATATGGATCATGGCGCAGCAAAGGAAATTGTCTTCAAAGGCAGGGACCTGCTCAATCTCGCCTCCAACGATTATCTCGGTCTGGCCATGGATGAGCGTCTTATCCAGGCCTCTGCCGAAGCCGTGCGTGAGTACGGTTGCGGCGCGGCTGCTTCACGGCTGGTGACCGGTAATTTCCGGATTTATGATGAGCTTGAACGTGAACTGGCTTCATTCAAAGAGCAGGAAGATTCCATGCTTTTTACTTCCGGTTATGCTGCCAATCTTGCCATTATGGACAGTTTTGCCGGACGGCGAACAATTGTTTTTTCCGATAAACTTAATCATGCCAGTATATTGGACGGCATCAGGATGTCCGGGGCGCGGCATGTGCGTTACCGCCACAATGACATCAAGCATCTGAAGAAGAGGATGGAATCCGCAAAGGATGCGCAGTCCAGAATCCTGATTACCGATACTATTTTCAGCATGGACGGCGATCTTGCCAACCTTGAAGAGATCGCCGATATCTGCGATTTTTACGACACCATGCTGGTTCTGGACGAGGCTCATGCCGAGGGCGTTTTCGGGGGCGGGAAGGGCATTGCCCATGAACGGGGAATTGTCGACCGAGTTGATCTGCATATGGGAGCTTTTTCAAAAGGATTCGGTTCCCTCGGCGGTGCTGTGTCCGGGCGTAAGGAGCTGATTTCCTACCTGCGAAATAAAGGACGTTCTTTTATTTTTACCACAGCCTTGCCGCCTGCGGTCATCGGGGCTAATCTTGCTGCTTTGCGTATTGTAGCCGATGATTCTTCCCGTGGTGCCAAACTTCTGGAGATGAGTCGCGGGTTAAAAAATTATCTCGAATTCTGCGGCTTTGATTGCGGGCAGTCGGAAAGTCAGATCATCCCGGTGATTCTGGGGGACAATGAAACCGCTCTTGCCGCTCGTGACAGGCTTATTGAAGAGGGGATTTACGCTGCCGCCATCAGGCCACCGACAGTACCGGAGGGAACCGCACGCTTACGGCTTTCCCTGCGGGCAGATCTGACCGAAGAGGACCTGCAGAAAATCAGGAACGGTTTTGCCGGACTGAAGGCGGGGCAGGAATAA
- a CDS encoding response regulator: MVVSSNSVDCDELLFADETPDEGIVRKSKNWKILIVDDEEDVHSTTRLVLSDFSFEGAGLEFLSAYSAEQAVSILKEHPDVAVILLDVVMETNHAGLELVRTIREEMKNNMVRIILRTGQPGQAPERQVIIEYDINDYKHKAELTAQRLFTSVLSALRSYRDLQVIEQNRKGLKHIIEASGSLFQQQSVSRLAQGVLTQVISLIGLRDSVYIEGDGVAVTSPDHDDMRIIASTGKYSQCSASVEDCPVISQQTKEQLNTVREKGCGCFTDNDYIGYLPTHQHGSHLLYVENCGNEFNEQDEDLLRIFSDNVGVAFDNIYLNQEILDTQKEIVRMLGEVVEFRSKETAFHVIRVSEIARILGMAVGLDPVKVDELYYASPMHDVGKIGIPDSILLKPGKLTDNEMEIMRTHTEIGYNILRASNRKLLKAAATIAHEHHEYWDGSGYPQGLKGNEISMAGRIICITDVFDALCSDRVYKEAWEVDRALEFLKSNRETMFDPDLVDLFFDNLEKIMEVRDKYRDVF; this comes from the coding sequence ATGGTTGTGAGTTCGAATTCCGTTGATTGTGATGAGCTCCTTTTTGCGGATGAAACACCTGATGAAGGAATTGTACGGAAAAGCAAAAATTGGAAAATTCTCATAGTTGATGACGAAGAGGACGTTCACAGCACGACTCGGCTTGTTCTGAGCGACTTTTCCTTTGAAGGTGCAGGGCTGGAGTTTTTGAGTGCCTATTCAGCTGAACAGGCTGTCTCTATTCTGAAAGAACACCCGGATGTGGCGGTTATCCTCCTTGATGTGGTCATGGAAACCAACCATGCCGGCCTTGAACTCGTGCGGACTATCCGTGAAGAGATGAAAAACAATATGGTCCGCATCATTCTGCGTACCGGGCAGCCGGGACAGGCACCGGAACGGCAGGTGATTATCGAATATGATATCAATGATTACAAGCACAAGGCGGAACTTACCGCCCAGCGACTTTTCACCTCGGTGCTTTCCGCGTTGCGTTCATACAGGGATCTGCAGGTAATTGAGCAGAACCGTAAAGGGCTCAAGCATATCATTGAAGCCTCAGGCAGTCTTTTTCAGCAGCAATCTGTCAGCCGACTTGCCCAAGGGGTGCTTACACAGGTCATTTCTCTTATAGGGTTGCGCGATTCAGTTTATATAGAAGGTGACGGGGTTGCTGTTACCAGTCCCGATCATGATGATATGCGAATTATTGCTTCCACGGGAAAATATTCCCAGTGCAGTGCCTCCGTTGAAGATTGTCCGGTTATTTCCCAGCAGACAAAAGAACAATTGAATACCGTGCGTGAAAAAGGGTGCGGATGTTTTACAGATAATGATTACATTGGCTATCTGCCCACGCATCAACATGGTTCCCATCTTCTGTATGTGGAGAATTGCGGTAATGAATTCAACGAGCAGGATGAAGACCTGTTGCGGATTTTTTCCGATAACGTCGGCGTAGCCTTTGATAATATTTACCTGAATCAGGAGATTCTGGACACCCAGAAGGAAATAGTGCGCATGCTCGGCGAGGTGGTGGAGTTCCGGTCCAAGGAAACAGCCTTTCATGTCATCCGGGTTTCGGAAATTGCCCGTATTCTGGGTATGGCTGTCGGCCTTGATCCGGTAAAGGTCGATGAGCTTTATTATGCGTCTCCAATGCATGATGTGGGTAAAATCGGCATCCCGGATTCCATACTGCTTAAGCCGGGAAAGCTGACTGATAATGAAATGGAGATAATGCGTACCCACACTGAAATCGGGTACAATATTCTGCGCGCCAGCAACCGTAAACTTCTTAAAGCAGCGGCAACAATCGCCCATGAGCACCATGAGTACTGGGACGGCTCCGGTTATCCGCAGGGGTTGAAGGGTAATGAGATCAGTATGGCCGGGCGCATCATCTGCATCACCGATGTTTTTGATGCCTTGTGCAGTGACCGGGTCTATAAAGAAGCGTGGGAAGTTGATCGGGCACTGGAATTTTTAAAGTCCAACAGGGAAACAATGTTCGACCCTGATCTGGTGGACCTTTTCTTCGATAATCTGGAGAAGATTATGGAGGTCAGGGATAAGTATCGAGATGTTTTTTAA
- a CDS encoding DUF3089 domain-containing protein, with protein sequence MRHSHLLRNLLLLGLIFIICACNLKQSNELPAGPDYSQGKFWSIKDENPTHAIDVFFVHPTTYGPPANGHFIADLDDQELNHVTDRDTIQWITAAFADSCNVFAPRYRQMNIEVLKGEDLKVEEYLKIPVSDIEAAFKYYLNNLNNGRPFILAAHSQGSYVMQTLLRKNPGLLDKNKLVAAYLPGWTFTDKDISDLGLKLSEKADQTGCIITWNTIGPGGVSPTVKEGARCVNPLSWNTETSEFPASMNIKAKIFLSPGKKLLIKNFTAARINGDGALEIPTPTQGVLEQLNMSLGKEVYHRYDYDFFFYNVQENVKQRCNAYLKEHR encoded by the coding sequence ATGAGACATAGCCACCTTTTGAGAAACCTCCTTTTACTTGGACTGATTTTTATCATCTGTGCCTGCAATCTCAAGCAGAGCAATGAACTTCCAGCCGGACCGGACTACTCTCAGGGTAAATTCTGGTCCATCAAAGACGAAAACCCCACCCACGCCATTGACGTATTCTTTGTTCACCCCACCACCTACGGTCCGCCTGCTAACGGCCATTTTATCGCCGATCTAGATGATCAGGAACTGAACCACGTAACCGACCGGGATACGATTCAGTGGATAACTGCCGCTTTCGCAGATTCCTGCAATGTGTTCGCGCCGCGCTACCGGCAGATGAATATTGAAGTGCTGAAAGGTGAAGACTTAAAGGTTGAAGAATATCTGAAGATTCCGGTCTCGGACATTGAAGCTGCCTTCAAATATTACCTCAACAACCTTAATAATGGACGCCCTTTCATACTTGCCGCCCACAGTCAGGGATCGTATGTCATGCAGACCCTGCTACGCAAAAATCCCGGACTGCTGGATAAGAATAAACTGGTAGCAGCCTACCTGCCCGGCTGGACATTCACCGACAAGGATATCTCGGACCTCGGCCTCAAGCTGAGTGAAAAAGCAGACCAGACCGGATGTATCATAACATGGAATACCATCGGTCCCGGAGGAGTATCACCCACAGTCAAGGAAGGCGCGCGCTGCGTCAATCCTCTTTCATGGAATACTGAAACCAGCGAATTCCCGGCATCCATGAATATCAAGGCCAAAATATTCCTCTCCCCCGGCAAAAAACTGCTCATCAAAAACTTCACCGCCGCCCGCATTAATGGTGATGGGGCTTTGGAAATACCGACTCCAACACAAGGAGTGCTGGAACAACTGAACATGTCCCTTGGCAAAGAAGTTTACCACCGTTACGATTATGATTTCTTCTTCTACAACGTACAGGAAAATGTGAAACAACGCTGCAATGCCTACCTGAAAGAACACAGATAA
- the plsY gene encoding glycerol-3-phosphate 1-O-acyltransferase PlsY yields MLWIFWLVFAYFLGSIPFGLFIGKICCNCDIRTEGSKSTGATNVARLCGFKYGVAALVLDVAKGFIPVLMACQYSHNWIFISLVAAAAVLGHVFSIFLDMKGGKAVATTIGVFFALAPVATLYSIIFLLAVIGLSGFVSMGSLTFAVALPFFTLVTGSIGMVPLACGMTVLLFWTHRENIRRLAKGEENSWKKKK; encoded by the coding sequence ATGCTCTGGATATTCTGGCTGGTTTTCGCTTATTTTCTGGGATCAATCCCCTTCGGACTTTTCATCGGCAAGATCTGCTGCAACTGCGACATTCGCACCGAGGGCAGCAAAAGCACCGGTGCCACCAATGTGGCCCGCCTCTGTGGATTCAAGTACGGCGTAGCCGCGCTGGTTCTGGATGTAGCCAAGGGCTTCATTCCGGTACTCATGGCCTGCCAGTACAGCCACAACTGGATTTTCATCTCCCTCGTGGCCGCTGCGGCAGTTCTCGGACATGTCTTCTCCATCTTTCTTGATATGAAAGGCGGCAAAGCAGTTGCCACTACCATCGGTGTATTCTTTGCGCTGGCTCCAGTAGCAACACTCTACTCCATCATCTTCCTGCTGGCCGTAATCGGACTTTCCGGATTTGTTTCCATGGGTTCCCTCACCTTTGCCGTGGCCCTGCCCTTCTTTACTCTGGTAACAGGCTCCATCGGCATGGTCCCGCTGGCCTGCGGCATGACCGTGCTTCTCTTTTGGACCCACCGGGAAAACATCAGACGCCTCGCCAAAGGCGAAGAAAATTCCTGGAAGAAAAAGAAATAA
- a CDS encoding CBS and ACT domain-containing protein: MLVGDWMTEEVLTIQPGAPIFDAMEMMRDAGIRQIPVTEASGLVAGIVSDRDIRDAMPSKFLPGDNASGNGEGLMGLKIKDIMTHDPYIVSPDTCMEVAAEILLEKKIGGLPVVDEFGLVGIVTEVDVYRFLTTVTGVSKGSSQFAFVLEDTASALEELLNDLWARGVRLSTVFTSYEGVKQGSRRVFVWVQKLDDDTVESLVMHLKKTYDLSYHVHRGETHKNEF, encoded by the coding sequence ATGTTAGTAGGGGATTGGATGACAGAAGAGGTGCTGACAATTCAACCGGGAGCACCCATATTTGATGCCATGGAAATGATGCGTGACGCCGGGATCAGACAGATTCCGGTAACAGAGGCTTCCGGGCTGGTGGCCGGGATTGTTTCCGACAGGGACATCCGTGATGCCATGCCTTCCAAGTTCCTGCCCGGCGATAATGCCTCTGGAAATGGTGAGGGATTGATGGGGCTTAAGATCAAGGATATCATGACCCATGATCCATACATTGTTTCACCGGATACCTGCATGGAAGTTGCGGCTGAAATTCTTCTGGAAAAGAAAATCGGCGGTCTGCCCGTAGTGGATGAATTCGGTCTTGTGGGTATTGTTACTGAAGTGGATGTTTACCGTTTTCTGACCACTGTAACCGGGGTCAGCAAGGGAAGTTCCCAGTTTGCTTTTGTTCTGGAAGACACAGCTTCGGCCCTTGAAGAACTGCTCAATGATCTTTGGGCCAGAGGGGTAAGGCTTTCCACTGTATTCACTTCCTATGAAGGAGTGAAGCAGGGCTCTCGCCGTGTGTTTGTCTGGGTGCAGAAACTGGATGATGACACTGTTGAATCTTTGGTCATGCACTTGAAAAAGACCTATGATCTCAGCTACCATGTCCATCGGGGCGAGACGCACAAGAACGAGTTTTAG
- a CDS encoding ribonuclease catalytic domain-containing protein, which translates to MSLFKDGRYVAPGNIVEFMHGNQPQLAFVMEEQSGKLKLYTINKRETKMPAARVLPWIGPQYSASASRQEMLDHMVAHQEKRGELQAGLDTMEIWELAQGEVEKAPLDWFAGLLWENPDADQISALGRAMIAAKTHFKFQPPEFTIYTQEKVELRLQQQAEEKAHEEIMSTGQELFKKIWTARESGGKIRPDQIPDMSDEIAHGLRSFLMDRISGLNEDKSNKMWSALRKGLPDHPHLPLLLAQGWGIVHPHHNYLLDEAEYAFDDSWAAKHKAEIERITEAVETKAGDPCPLPMRSIDAATTKDIDDAFNLKKREDGGYTLTIALARPCMDWNFGSELDQAVMNRGTSVYLPEGTSHMLPEALGIGSLSLFAGEIRPALLTTFELDEHGILQSVTPHNGWVKITDNSTYLAVEQMLEEGSDDEMALAYELSEKLLQERIKHGAIVIRRPEPELSLEGWPQQTKVIMSSKENTTRADQIISEFMILANSGLGKFAEDRGFPLLYRTQDIALPSDLSGIVTEPHEIFMRVRQMVPPQMDTTPKKHATLAVTGYSPITSPLRRYADFLNMAQLCHYLVEEQPKWDADELKAIADSLQLRLQSVIKIQRFRPRYWKLLYLAQNRKSWHHAVVVDDNGPLATLAMPEIQINVRVPRPMLGDKLYPGQGFQIRFNKIDPLTNELRVVEAMEE; encoded by the coding sequence ATGTCCCTATTCAAGGATGGACGTTACGTAGCGCCCGGAAATATTGTAGAATTCATGCACGGCAACCAGCCGCAGCTGGCTTTTGTCATGGAAGAACAGTCCGGAAAGCTGAAACTTTACACCATCAACAAACGCGAAACCAAGATGCCTGCGGCACGGGTTCTTCCGTGGATCGGACCGCAGTATTCCGCTTCCGCCTCCCGGCAGGAAATGCTCGACCATATGGTTGCCCATCAGGAAAAACGGGGCGAACTGCAGGCCGGGCTGGATACCATGGAAATATGGGAACTGGCGCAGGGAGAAGTGGAAAAAGCACCGCTGGACTGGTTTGCAGGGCTGCTTTGGGAAAATCCCGATGCCGACCAGATTTCCGCCCTTGGCCGGGCCATGATCGCAGCCAAGACCCATTTCAAATTTCAGCCGCCCGAATTCACCATCTACACTCAGGAAAAAGTCGAACTCCGCCTGCAGCAACAGGCCGAAGAAAAGGCCCATGAAGAAATCATGAGTACCGGGCAGGAGTTATTCAAAAAGATATGGACCGCCCGGGAATCCGGCGGAAAAATCAGACCGGACCAGATTCCGGACATGTCCGATGAAATAGCACACGGATTGAGATCTTTCCTCATGGACCGTATTTCCGGTCTGAATGAAGATAAATCCAACAAAATGTGGTCCGCCCTACGCAAAGGTCTGCCCGATCACCCTCACCTGCCACTCCTGCTGGCACAGGGCTGGGGCATTGTGCATCCGCATCACAACTATCTGCTGGATGAAGCTGAGTATGCCTTTGATGACAGCTGGGCAGCAAAACACAAAGCGGAAATTGAACGTATTACCGAGGCGGTGGAAACCAAAGCGGGCGATCCCTGCCCCCTGCCCATGCGCTCCATTGACGCCGCCACCACCAAAGATATTGACGATGCCTTCAACCTCAAAAAGCGTGAGGACGGCGGTTACACCCTGACCATAGCCCTTGCCCGGCCCTGCATGGACTGGAATTTCGGATCCGAACTTGATCAGGCGGTCATGAATCGCGGCACAAGCGTTTACCTGCCCGAAGGCACCAGCCATATGCTGCCGGAAGCCCTCGGTATCGGCTCACTCAGTCTTTTTGCCGGGGAGATTCGTCCGGCACTGCTCACAACTTTCGAGCTTGACGAGCATGGAATCCTGCAATCGGTCACTCCCCACAACGGCTGGGTAAAAATCACCGACAACTCCACCTATCTGGCAGTGGAGCAGATGCTTGAAGAAGGCAGTGACGACGAAATGGCTCTTGCTTACGAGCTTTCAGAAAAACTGCTGCAGGAACGCATCAAACACGGGGCAATTGTCATCCGCAGACCGGAACCGGAACTTTCACTTGAAGGCTGGCCGCAGCAGACCAAGGTGATCATGTCTTCCAAGGAAAACACAACCCGCGCGGACCAGATCATCAGCGAATTCATGATCCTCGCCAACTCCGGTCTGGGTAAGTTTGCGGAAGACCGCGGATTTCCACTGCTTTACCGCACGCAGGACATTGCCCTGCCCTCGGACCTGAGCGGAATAGTAACCGAGCCGCACGAAATTTTCATGCGGGTCCGCCAGATGGTTCCCCCGCAGATGGATACCACCCCGAAAAAACACGCCACACTGGCGGTGACCGGATACAGCCCTATAACTTCGCCTCTGCGCCGTTATGCGGATTTCCTGAACATGGCCCAACTCTGCCATTATCTTGTGGAAGAACAACCCAAGTGGGATGCGGATGAACTGAAGGCAATTGCCGACAGCCTGCAATTACGTTTGCAGTCGGTAATAAAAATTCAACGCTTCAGACCGCGTTACTGGAAGCTGCTCTATCTGGCCCAGAACAGGAAAAGCTGGCACCATGCTGTTGTTGTAGATGATAACGGCCCGCTGGCAACACTGGCTATGCCCGAAATCCAGATCAACGTACGTGTCCCCCGCCCCATGCTGGGAGATAAACTGTACCCCGGACAGGGATTCCAGATTCGCTTCAACAAAATCGACCCCCTGACCAATGAACTGCGGGTTGTGGAAGCCATGGAAGAATAA
- a CDS encoding alpha/beta hydrolase: MKVVFVGGWATSEQQYPQLAESARFLVPFTGFDSAELPDLIAEGGDVLIGWSTGAHMLLKECRHLFARYGRVVLIAPFLSFTDSFPKRLVKGMIAGMENDPAAVVRSFHENCGESDIPPYAPDDAAQLVAGLEYLVSSKIEIDGKIFSSNLTLVHADGDRIVRRKAFDKVAAAAGDVQIMEIAGGHKISEVELMNIIKG; this comes from the coding sequence ATGAAAGTTGTTTTTGTCGGCGGCTGGGCAACTTCGGAGCAGCAATATCCGCAACTGGCCGAGTCCGCCCGTTTTCTGGTTCCGTTTACCGGATTTGATTCTGCGGAACTTCCGGATCTGATTGCTGAAGGCGGAGATGTTTTAATCGGTTGGTCTACCGGGGCGCACATGCTGCTGAAAGAGTGTCGCCACTTATTTGCGCGCTATGGCAGGGTTGTCTTGATTGCCCCGTTTTTATCGTTTACGGATTCTTTTCCCAAGCGGTTGGTCAAGGGCATGATTGCCGGGATGGAAAATGATCCTGCCGCTGTGGTCCGTTCATTCCATGAAAATTGCGGTGAATCGGATATTCCTCCATATGCTCCTGATGATGCAGCGCAACTTGTCGCCGGGCTTGAATACCTTGTTTCTTCAAAGATAGAGATCGACGGCAAAATATTTTCTTCGAATTTAACCCTCGTGCACGCTGACGGGGACCGTATTGTGCGCCGCAAGGCTTTTGATAAAGTTGCGGCAGCTGCCGGGGACGTGCAGATCATGGAAATTGCCGGTGGGCATAAAATTTCAGAAGTTGAATTAATGAATATTATCAAGGGATAG
- a CDS encoding hybrid sensor histidine kinase/response regulator yields the protein MHSDNLFADDELLFSGEEAEESRSRQAEPWRVLIVDDEPDVHSMTRMVLGDFEFEARPLDFTSAHSGEESIEILKGNPDYAVVLLDVVMETNTAGLDVARRIRNELNNQFIRIILRTGQPGFAPEHTVITELDINDYWQKAELTSRRLTTSMTTALRSYRDLHKIELNRESLAQMAKSVAHQIRNRTMTINGFAGLASRKLGPDSEVSEYLETIAHETARLEEIVKSVSSFASIDHCDHCSSEISDVAEKSIELCREYAKELGRDVFFDIALTEQTIDARPDLLTKVIVELLSNAVFFADEQQPRVKISARVDGDFCMLVVADNGDCVAESDLPYIFDPFYTTRPEAVGMGLSIVNRITSGYNWSVDVSCSDEGGAVFSVAIPL from the coding sequence ATGCACTCTGATAATTTGTTCGCAGATGATGAATTGCTCTTTTCCGGGGAGGAAGCAGAAGAGTCACGGTCGCGGCAGGCTGAGCCGTGGCGGGTGCTTATTGTCGATGATGAACCGGACGTGCATTCCATGACCAGAATGGTTCTCGGTGACTTTGAATTCGAGGCCAGGCCCCTTGATTTTACCAGTGCTCATTCAGGGGAGGAATCAATAGAAATATTGAAGGGAAATCCAGATTACGCGGTGGTTCTGCTTGATGTGGTAATGGAGACCAATACTGCAGGTCTGGACGTGGCCCGCCGGATCAGGAACGAGCTCAACAACCAGTTTATAAGAATTATCTTAAGGACCGGGCAGCCCGGTTTCGCCCCGGAACACACGGTTATCACTGAGCTTGATATAAATGATTACTGGCAGAAGGCCGAGCTTACTTCTCGCAGGCTGACCACCTCAATGACCACTGCCCTGCGTTCTTACCGGGATCTGCACAAGATTGAGCTTAACCGGGAGAGTCTGGCTCAGATGGCCAAATCTGTGGCACACCAGATACGTAACCGGACCATGACCATAAACGGTTTTGCTGGTCTTGCTTCGCGAAAGCTCGGACCGGATTCCGAAGTTTCGGAATATCTTGAAACCATTGCCCATGAAACAGCCCGGCTGGAAGAGATCGTAAAAAGTGTTTCCTCTTTTGCGTCTATAGATCATTGTGATCATTGTAGTTCAGAAATTTCAGATGTAGCGGAGAAGTCCATAGAGCTGTGCCGGGAGTATGCAAAAGAGTTGGGTAGGGATGTTTTTTTTGACATCGCTCTTACAGAGCAGACCATTGACGCCCGTCCGGATCTGCTGACCAAGGTCATAGTTGAGCTGTTGTCCAATGCGGTTTTTTTTGCAGATGAGCAGCAGCCTCGCGTAAAGATCAGTGCCAGGGTGGATGGCGATTTTTGCATGCTGGTGGTGGCGGATAACGGGGACTGCGTTGCAGAATCAGATTTGCCTTATATTTTCGACCCTTTCTATACAACCAGACCGGAGGCTGTAGGAATGGGATTAAGTATTGTAAATAGAATTACCAGCGGTTATAACTGGAGTGTGGACGTTTCCTGTTCGGATGAGGGGGGAGCTGTTTTTTCGGTGGCAATCCCTTTATGA